The following nucleotide sequence is from Mesorhizobium sp. J8.
TCGGAGCGTCGACGATCGTGTGCCCGTGCACCACCCAGCGGTCGAGGCGATGCGCCGCCTGGAAGAACTCCTCGCGTATGTTGAGGAGATCGCCTTCGTCCTGAGCCTCGAGCGCGATACCGGGCCGGATGCCGGCATGCACGAAGACGAATTGGTCGGAGCAGACCATCGCCGGCAGCGTGCGCAGGAAGTCGACATGGCTGGCTGGAATGGCCTCGCGTATGCGCGCGTCCGCCTGCTCGCTCGAACCGTAGAGGCTTATCAGCCGGTCAGGGTCGACGCCGTAGGAGAACAGGGTCTCGCGGCCGCCATAGCCGAGCCAGGTTTCACGCGAGAGATGACCATCCAGATAGAGCAGCAGCGCGACCTCGTGGTTGCCCACGAGGCAGATG
It contains:
- a CDS encoding metallophosphoesterase encodes the protein MDMRDAVVYAIGDVHGCLDELRALEGKIQLDAQRFRGRKIIIMLGDYIDRGPHSRRVIDHLMAPPPKGFQRICLVGNHEVALLLYLDGHLSRETWLGYGGRETLFSYGVDPDRLISLYGSSEQADARIREAIPASHVDFLRTLPAMVCSDQFVFVHAGIRPGIALEAQDEGDLLNIREEFFQAAHRLDRWVVHGHTIVDAPTLDGRRLDIDTGAFQTGRLTALRIVGRYGRLLSSQD